In Anaerolineae bacterium, the sequence CGTGGGTGCGGCTCATGTACGCCTATCCTCAGCACGTCACAGACAGGTTGATCGAGACCATGGCCACCCACCGGCAAGTCTGCCGCTACTTCGACTTGCCCCTGCAACATGCCCACCCGGACGTACTCCGGCGCATGCGCCGTCCACCGGACGTGGACACAGTGGTGCGCCTGATCGAGCGCATCCGCGTCGCCATGCCGGACGTTGCCTTGCGCACCGCCTTCATCGTGGGCTATCCCGGCGAGACGGAGGCTGAGTTCGAGGCCCTGCTCCGGTTCGTAGCCGACATGCGCTTCGACCATGTGGGCGCGTTCGTGTACTCCCCTGAGCCCGGCACCTATGCTTACACCCTCCAACCCTGGGTGCCTGACCCAGTCAAGGAAGAGCGGCGCGGTCTGCTCCTGGAGACGCAGCAGTCCATCTCTCTGGAGATACACCGATCGCTAGTGGGACGCGAAATGGAGGTGCTGGTCGAGGGCGCGGGCGACGGCATCAGCGTAGGTCGGACCTACCGCGATGCTCCCGAGGTGGACGGACTGGCCATCGTGCGCGGGGAGTTCGCCCCTGGTAGCATGTTGAGGGCGCGCGTGCGGCAAGCCCTGGAGTACGACCTGATCATGGAGCCAATCGGCGAGGGCTGATCGCGCCCGACGGTCGAAGATCTGGCCAGGAAGTAGCCCTGGGGCCCCCGGGGCGCGACGCGGGAGCCCCAGGGCCAGGCGTGCACCCGGTGGCGGTGGGGCGCGCCCGGGCGGACAGCGGTCCGGACACCAGACGCGGAGCCCTCGGGGATGCACTCCCGCTCCCTAGTTTGGGCGCAACTAGTCCTAGCTTCTGGGCCAGTCCGGGTAGCCCGCCATGATCCTGTCAGCCTGCGCGGCGGCATCGGCGAGCGCTTCCTCCGGCGTCCCCAACCCCAAAACAGCCGCCTCGATAGCCTGCTCTATGATCCATTCGAACCTACGCCACTCTGGAATAGCCTCGAATGGCTCTCCGTACTGGGCCAGGTTCTGTTCGGTCTTCCGCATCACCGGGTCGCTCATGTACTCGGCCGTCTCGGCGGCCGACCGACGTGGCGGCACCCAGGCCAGGCCCTGGTTGAGCACCGCCAGGGGTTCTGGCTCCAGGTGCAGCTTCAGGTAGTCCCACGCTGCTTCCGCATACCTGGTGGTGGCCGCCATGGCAAGCCATCCGGTGTCTATCGGGCAGACGCGCCGCTCTTGCAGCGGGGGCTGAGGCACGCTTACCAGCGCCGCCTTGTCGGGCGCGTACCGCCTTACGTCCGCCCAGTGGCCGCCAACGTGTCCGTAGGCGATGGCCCACCGGCCGGCGGCGAAATGCGGGATGGAGGACTCGTCCAGAGGCGCTGTACCCTCGGGGACCAAGGCAGTGTTCCGTTGCGTGATCCACTTGAGCGCCCATAGCCCGGCCTCGTCACCGAACGCAGGCTTCCCGTTCGCGATCAGCCTGCCGCCCGCTGCGCGCAGGGCTCCCCAGAACTCCCGGAAATCCACGGGACAGGAAGAGCCCAGGCGCACCACCTTCCCCTCCTCCACCACAGTGAGCCTAATGGCCGCCTCCAGCATGTCGTCCCAGGTCCACTCATCTGGTATCTGAACCCCCGCTTCCTCAGTTATGTCTCGCCGATAGCAGTAATGGCGGGGGCTGACCATCTGCGGGAGGCCCCAGGTCCTGCCCTTCCAGCGCACACAGCTGAGGGCAGCCGGGTAGAAGTCGTCCTCCACCCCCCATTCCGCCACGCGCTCGTCCAGCGGAAGGGACAGCTCGTCATTGGCAACGCGAGGCAGGAGCGTCTCGTCCAGCCGGAAGAGGTCCGGCATGACCCCGGCGGCTCGAGCTACGAGCAGGTGCTCCTCCAGCCGAGTAAGATCGAAGGGAAGGTACTGCACCGTTGCGCCCGGGTGCATCTCCTCCAGCCTGGGGTGAATGCTCCCGGTCGTATACTCGAGGTATTGGGGAGGGAAATCGGTCAGTACCTCGAGGGTGAACCGCTCGCCCTCCTGCACCACGCCTGCGAGCGCCACCGTGGAAGCCGGGGTACTGACCGGCGATGCTTCGCTGGCGGGCAGCGGCGCCGGTGTCACAGCACAGGCACTCAAGCTCACAAGTCCTGGAGCCGTCAGAAGGGCGACGGACCCTCGGAACAGCTGGCGACGAGTCACCTGGTTCATTCCTCGACCTCCGGAGGCGTCAGGCCAGCGAGAGCGCAATGGGGAGGTGTCGTGGTGGGTGGCGTGGTCTCGACCAACCTCTTGCGCCCGTGGCCTGCCGAAGCGTACGGTCCTACCACCCAGCGCCCCTTGGGCAGTTACCGCTACCCTGCCCGGACGCGTGACTTCGAGCTGGACCTACAGGATGCGGTACTCGCCGTCTATCACGTCGTCGCCGTGCGCTCCGGCGGGGGCCCCGGATCGCCGCAGGCGGGCCAGATGCTCGGTCACCACCGAGCGCGGGGCCCAGGACTCGAACAGGCGCAATGCCAGCAGCAGCACCAGCACATCATCCACCTGGCCCAGCACCGGGACCAGATCGAGCAGAAGGTCGGCAGGCCAGAGCACGTACACGAGAGCCAGAGCGGGGACGGCCAGCTTCAGTACGCCGGGGACTCTGGGGTCGCGCAGGAGGCGCCACCACAGCCTGAGGTGAAGCAGCAGCTCGCTGAGGTAGTTGGCTTTCAGTGGTATCTTGCTCAAGCCCATCACCCTGCTAGCCTAGGTCTTGCGTTTCATGCTAGCGACAATAGCCCGCGCTTGCAAGCCGTCCCCGTCGCTTCCGAGGTCAACCAGCGCAGCCAGCCCTGTCCTTCCTGGACCAGTGCGGCTTCTCTTCCAGCCACCAGCTAGCCGTAAAGAGCCTGCCCAATACTCACATGATCCTGGCCTGAGAGTGCCCCAAGAGCATCCGGCTGAACGCCATGGCCCCCTCACCCCGAGGGTCCAGACCCCGAGCCCGTGTGGCGGCCGGCACCGCTTGTCAGCAGCCAGGACCTCTTGGAGATGCTTCCTACCTTGCCCCCTTAGGGGGACACCGCGTACTGCTCGCTATCGGCTCCATCCACATGAGCAGAGTAGCCAAGAAGCCGCTGTCAGAGCTGGAGGGGCAAAGGCTCAAGCGCGACCACCCAACCCTCCGGTAGGCGCGCACTCAGCTTCATCCAGGCCGTCTTGGGGGACACCACCGCCCAGGCGGAGCCCGAGAGGTCTCATTCCATCCTGCCGGTCCTCATGGGCGCTGTGGACTCGGCCCTCACCAGAGCTCACGCTAGGCCGATCGGCAGATGCCATTGTCTACACCAACTTGGCCTCGCTTCCCAGCACCCCCGAGACATCCATGCAGTAGACCTGCCGTTCTCCTTCGTGGATCGAGTCGAAGCACACTTGGGTGCCATCGCGGTTCCAGCGAGGATGCAGGTCACAGCGTATCTCGCCGGAGATATCGGGAGCAGCGTAGAAGTGGCCCACGTCGAAGCGGGTATTGCTCTCCAAATGATACAGAATCAGGGTACGCTCCGAGCGTGCCGGATCCGGGTACGTGTCATCGAGGAGCCACCGGCGATCGGGGCTGTACGAGCAGTGACCGTCCTGGAGCAGCACGTCCCGCCCCACCACCTCGACCTCGTCCGATCGGTCCCGATACAGGTGAAAGTGGTCCTCGCCGTTGTGGCGCGACCAGGCAAGCACGTGGTCGTCGTCCCGCCAATCGAAGTGAGAGACGAGGTGCTCCCTGCCAAGGAAGGCGATATCGCTCCCGTCAGGGCTTGCCGTAAAGAGCCTCGTGTGCCAGCCGCGGATCCCCGGTCCGCGCCAGCGATGCAGGAAGATGAAACGCGTGCCCGAGGGGTTGAACTGGAGGTGGTTGAACCAGTGCTCGGCGCCCTCCATCGAAGCCTCACGTTGGAACTGGGCCATCTGCGCCAAGCTGATGACCAGGCGGCTAGCCCCAGTCGCCAGGTCCATATGATAGATGCCATCCTCGGCCGGGGCGGGGTCCTCCGCCCAGGCGTCGGGCACCCCCACGTAGCCGTAGCCGGGACGGGTGCAGGCCACTCGGGAGAAGTTCAGGGTAACCGCCTGCCGGCCGTCGGCGGAGACGGCGTAGATCGGGCGGGGCAGGACTTGCCTCTCCCCAGTGTGCACGTCCAGGATCACAGCGACGTAGTGATCGCGCTCCCGGGTGTTGAAAATGACCAGCCTGTCAGGAGCGGAGCCGAGCCACTGCAGGTG encodes:
- a CDS encoding extracellular solute-binding protein, translated to MNQVTRRQLFRGSVALLTAPGLVSLSACAVTPAPLPASEASPVSTPASTVALAGVVQEGERFTLEVLTDFPPQYLEYTTGSIHPRLEEMHPGATVQYLPFDLTRLEEHLLVARAAGVMPDLFRLDETLLPRVANDELSLPLDERVAEWGVEDDFYPAALSCVRWKGRTWGLPQMVSPRHYCYRRDITEEAGVQIPDEWTWDDMLEAAIRLTVVEEGKVVRLGSSCPVDFREFWGALRAAGGRLIANGKPAFGDEAGLWALKWITQRNTALVPEGTAPLDESSIPHFAAGRWAIAYGHVGGHWADVRRYAPDKAALVSVPQPPLQERRVCPIDTGWLAMAATTRYAEAAWDYLKLHLEPEPLAVLNQGLAWVPPRRSAAETAEYMSDPVMRKTEQNLAQYGEPFEAIPEWRRFEWIIEQAIEAAVLGLGTPEEALADAAAQADRIMAGYPDWPRS
- a CDS encoding DUF1232 domain-containing protein, with protein sequence MSKIPLKANYLSELLLHLRLWWRLLRDPRVPGVLKLAVPALALVYVLWPADLLLDLVPVLGQVDDVLVLLLALRLFESWAPRSVVTEHLARLRRSGAPAGAHGDDVIDGEYRIL